The [Pseudomonas] carboxydohydrogena genome includes a window with the following:
- a CDS encoding protein-glutamate methylesterase/protein-glutamine glutaminase: protein MSIDLAAASHPVSTSGERIRIMVVDDSAIIRGIISRWIEAETDMVVAASCRTGLDAVNQIERINPDAVILDIEMPDMDGITALPLLLAKKRDLVVIMASTLTLRNAEISLKALSLGAADYIPKPESNHLGGADTFRHELVQKIRHLTARLVRRRVPSPPLAPSAAPSALAAHAAAPFAPAKFSLRPFHKTRPQALLIGSSTGGPQALTALAAGLAPVVDRVPVLITQHMPPAFTTILAQHIGRASSRPAQEGVEGQIVKPGNIYIAPGGLHMRVGRQGGNVAIALDDGPQINFCRPAVDPLFMSAIDVWRGDLLAVILTGMGSDGMRGGKDIVAAGGNVIAQDEATSVVWGMPGAAAQAGICSAVLPLNQIGQKIQKILSGDFS, encoded by the coding sequence ATGAGTATCGATTTGGCAGCCGCCTCTCATCCGGTTTCGACGAGCGGTGAGCGCATTCGAATCATGGTGGTCGACGACTCGGCCATCATCCGCGGCATCATCTCGCGCTGGATCGAGGCGGAAACCGACATGGTGGTGGCGGCGTCCTGCCGCACCGGTCTCGATGCCGTCAACCAGATCGAGCGGATCAATCCCGACGCCGTGATCCTCGACATCGAGATGCCGGACATGGACGGCATCACCGCGCTGCCGCTGCTGCTCGCCAAGAAGCGCGATCTCGTCGTCATCATGGCCTCGACGCTGACGCTGCGGAACGCCGAGATCAGCCTCAAGGCGCTGTCGCTCGGCGCGGCCGACTACATTCCGAAGCCCGAAAGCAATCATCTGGGCGGCGCGGATACCTTCCGGCACGAACTGGTGCAGAAGATCCGCCATCTCACCGCCCGACTCGTACGCCGCCGCGTGCCGAGTCCGCCGCTGGCGCCGTCCGCCGCGCCGTCTGCGCTTGCTGCCCATGCCGCTGCGCCATTCGCTCCGGCCAAATTTTCGCTCCGGCCGTTCCACAAGACGAGGCCGCAGGCGCTGCTGATCGGTTCCTCGACGGGCGGCCCGCAGGCGCTGACCGCGCTTGCCGCCGGGCTTGCTCCGGTGGTCGACCGGGTGCCGGTGCTGATTACCCAGCATATGCCCCCTGCCTTCACCACCATCCTTGCCCAGCATATCGGCCGCGCCAGCTCCCGGCCGGCGCAGGAGGGCGTGGAAGGGCAGATCGTCAAGCCCGGCAACATCTATATCGCGCCGGGCGGCCTGCACATGCGCGTGGGGCGTCAGGGCGGCAACGTCGCGATCGCGCTCGATGACGGGCCCCAGATCAATTTCTGCCGTCCCGCGGTGGATCCTCTGTTCATGTCGGCGATCGATGTCTGGAGAGGCGATCTGCTGGCGGTGATTCTGACGGGCATGGGCTCCGACGGCATGCGCGGCGGCAAGGATATCGTCGCTGCCGGCGGCAACGTGATCGCTCAGGACGAAGCGACGTCCGTGGTGTGGGGAATGCCGGGTGCGGCCGCTCAGGCCGGCATCTGTTCCGCCGTCTTGCCGCTCAACCAGATCGGCCAAAAAATACAAAAGATCCTTTCAGGAGACTTCTCGTGA
- a CDS encoding hybrid sensor histidine kinase/response regulator, whose product MDDLLREFLTETNESLDTVDNQLVRFEQDPNNAKILDNIFRLVHTIKGTCGFLGLPRLEALAHAAETLMGKFRDGMPVTGEAVSLILNTIDRIKDILSELESSEAEPEGSDPDLIGALEKMVEVGMASMEGGAPAAAPAAPASAGSTEGTLIVQTLERELRPGEVSLDELERAFRETAVETAAPAATAAPAPAAPAPAAKPAAKPAARKTGDGEGSDADKISSQSIRVNVDALEHLMTMVSELVLTRNQLLEISRRHEENEFKVPLQRLSNVTAELQEGVMKTRMQPIGNAWQKLPRIVRDLSSELGKQIELEMHGADTELDRQVLDLIKDPLTHMVRNSADHGLESTAARLAAGKPEVGTIRVSAYHEGGHIIICIADNGQGLNTERIKQKAVQNGLVTEADLEKMSEAQIHKFIFAAGFSTAAAVTSVSGRGVGMDVVRNNIDQIGGTIDVKSVPGEGSSFTIKIPLTLAIVSALIVESAGERFAIPQIAVVELVRARANSDHRIERIKDTPVLRLRNKLLPLLHLRKLLNITDGQEIDPENGFIVVMQVGSQTFGIVVDGVFHTEEIVVKPMSTKLRHINMFSGNTILGDGAVIMIIDPNGISQSVGNSMSAQSEMMDDNAASRVAGSEQLTSLLVFHAGNTQPKAVPLALVTRLEEIAAEKIELSNGRHMVQYRDHLMPLVSMAGVTVRTEGVQPILVFVDDGRSMGLVVDEIVDIVEESLNIEVASAQEGLLGSAVIKGQATEVIDVGHFLPMAFADWFTRKDMQRSSLTQEVLLVDDSAFFRNMLAPVLKAAGYSVQTATNASEGLNILRAGKQFNVILTDIEMPDMNGFEFAEAIRADQRNNETPIIALSSLVSPAAIERGRQVGFHDYVAKFDRPGLIAALKEQAARDHRAA is encoded by the coding sequence ATGGATGATTTGTTGCGTGAGTTCCTGACGGAAACGAACGAGAGCCTCGATACCGTCGACAATCAATTGGTTCGTTTTGAGCAGGATCCGAATAACGCCAAGATCCTGGATAATATTTTCCGGCTCGTTCACACCATCAAGGGGACGTGCGGCTTTCTCGGCCTGCCACGCCTCGAAGCGCTGGCCCACGCGGCCGAAACCCTGATGGGCAAATTTCGCGACGGCATGCCGGTGACCGGCGAAGCCGTCTCGCTGATCCTCAACACCATCGACCGCATCAAGGACATCCTGAGCGAACTCGAATCCAGCGAGGCGGAGCCGGAAGGCTCCGACCCCGATCTGATCGGCGCATTGGAAAAGATGGTGGAGGTCGGCATGGCTTCGATGGAAGGCGGCGCGCCTGCCGCTGCGCCTGCTGCCCCGGCATCCGCCGGCAGTACGGAAGGCACCCTCATCGTCCAGACTCTGGAGCGCGAGTTGCGCCCGGGCGAAGTCTCGCTCGACGAGCTTGAGCGCGCGTTCCGCGAAACCGCGGTCGAGACGGCGGCTCCCGCAGCAACCGCTGCGCCGGCTCCCGCCGCGCCAGCGCCCGCTGCGAAACCTGCGGCGAAACCTGCCGCGCGGAAGACGGGCGACGGTGAAGGCTCCGACGCCGACAAGATTTCCTCGCAGTCGATCCGCGTCAATGTCGATGCGCTCGAACACCTGATGACGATGGTGTCCGAGCTTGTGCTGACCCGCAACCAGTTGCTGGAAATCAGCCGGCGTCACGAAGAGAACGAATTCAAGGTGCCGCTGCAACGTCTGTCCAACGTCACCGCCGAGTTGCAGGAAGGCGTCATGAAGACGCGCATGCAGCCGATCGGCAACGCCTGGCAGAAGCTGCCGCGCATCGTGCGCGACCTTTCGAGCGAACTCGGCAAGCAGATCGAACTCGAGATGCACGGCGCCGACACCGAGCTCGACCGTCAGGTGCTCGATCTCATCAAGGACCCGCTGACGCACATGGTGCGCAACTCGGCCGACCATGGCCTTGAGAGCACGGCGGCGCGGCTTGCCGCGGGCAAGCCCGAAGTAGGTACCATCCGCGTCTCCGCCTATCATGAAGGCGGCCACATCATTATCTGCATCGCCGACAACGGGCAGGGCCTGAACACCGAGCGCATCAAGCAGAAGGCGGTTCAGAACGGCCTCGTCACCGAAGCCGATCTTGAGAAGATGAGCGAAGCTCAGATTCACAAGTTCATCTTCGCGGCGGGCTTCTCGACCGCTGCCGCCGTGACCAGCGTGTCGGGCCGCGGCGTCGGTATGGACGTGGTCCGCAACAACATCGACCAGATCGGCGGCACCATCGACGTCAAGTCGGTGCCGGGCGAAGGATCGTCCTTCACCATCAAGATTCCGCTGACGCTTGCGATCGTGTCCGCGCTGATCGTGGAATCGGCGGGCGAGCGCTTCGCGATCCCGCAGATCGCGGTCGTCGAACTGGTGCGCGCGCGCGCCAATTCGGATCATCGCATCGAGCGCATCAAGGACACCCCGGTGCTCCGCCTGCGCAACAAGCTGCTGCCGCTGCTGCACCTGCGCAAGCTCCTCAACATCACCGACGGTCAGGAGATCGATCCCGAGAACGGCTTCATCGTGGTGATGCAGGTCGGCAGCCAGACCTTCGGCATCGTGGTCGATGGCGTCTTCCACACCGAGGAAATCGTCGTCAAGCCGATGTCGACCAAGCTGCGTCACATCAACATGTTCTCCGGCAACACCATCCTCGGCGATGGCGCCGTCATCATGATTATCGATCCGAACGGCATTTCGCAGTCGGTCGGCAACTCGATGTCGGCGCAATCGGAGATGATGGACGACAACGCCGCATCCCGCGTCGCCGGTTCCGAGCAGCTCACCTCGCTGCTCGTCTTCCACGCCGGCAACACCCAGCCGAAGGCGGTGCCGCTTGCGCTCGTGACCCGACTGGAGGAAATCGCGGCGGAGAAGATCGAGTTGTCCAACGGCCGCCACATGGTGCAATACCGCGACCATCTGATGCCGCTCGTGAGCATGGCAGGCGTCACGGTCCGCACCGAGGGCGTGCAGCCGATTCTGGTGTTCGTCGATGACGGCCGCTCCATGGGTCTCGTGGTCGACGAGATCGTCGATATCGTTGAGGAAAGCCTCAACATCGAGGTTGCCAGCGCGCAGGAAGGTCTGCTCGGCTCGGCCGTGATCAAGGGGCAGGCGACGGAAGTGATCGACGTTGGTCACTTCCTGCCGATGGCCTTTGCCGACTGGTTCACCCGCAAGGACATGCAGCGCTCGAGCCTGACGCAGGAGGTTCTTCTGGTCGATGACTCGGCCTTCTTCCGCAACATGCTGGCGCCGGTCCTGAAGGCGGCGGGCTACAGCGTCCAGACCGCGACCAACGCGAGCGAGGGGCTGAACATCCTGCGCGCGGGAAAGCAGTTCAACGTCATCCTCACCGACATCGAGATGCCGGACATGAACGGCTTCGAATTCGCCGAGGCCATTCGCGCCGATCAGCGCAACAACGAGACGCCGATCATCGCGCTGTCCTCGCTGGTGTCTCCGGCGGCGATCGAACGCGGACGTCAGGTCGGTTTCCACGATTATGTCGCGAAGTTCGACCGGCCCGGCCTGATCGCGGCGTTGAAGGAACAGGCCGCCCGCGATCACCGCGCGGCATAA
- a CDS encoding response regulator, protein MKTCLVVDDSSVIRKVARRILEGLNFEIIEAEDGEKAMEVCKRGLPDAVLLDWNMPVMDGHEFLRNLRMMPNGEKPKVVFCTTENDVAHIARALHAGANEYIMKPFDKEIVTAKFQEVGLI, encoded by the coding sequence ATGAAAACGTGTCTTGTCGTCGATGATTCCAGCGTGATCCGCAAAGTCGCGCGCCGGATCCTGGAAGGCCTGAATTTCGAGATCATCGAAGCCGAGGACGGCGAGAAAGCCATGGAAGTCTGCAAGCGCGGGCTTCCCGACGCCGTGCTGCTCGACTGGAACATGCCGGTGATGGACGGTCACGAATTCCTGCGCAACCTGCGCATGATGCCGAACGGCGAGAAGCCGAAGGTCGTGTTCTGCACCACCGAGAACGATGTCGCCCATATCGCGCGCGCGCTTCATGCCGGCGCCAACGAGTACATCATGAAGCCGTTCGACAAGGAAATCGTCACCGCGAAATTCCAGGAAGTCGGTTTGATCTGA
- a CDS encoding chemotaxis protein CheW, whose amino-acid sequence MDQQAQKTDGQITEYVTAMIGGQLFGLPISRVQDVFMPERLTRVPLASEDIAGVLNLRGRIVTAIDMRARLGLPKIEDGRPPMAIGVDHRGESYGLLIDSIGEVMKLSDDSREMNPVNLDRGMEKVAGGIHRLEGQLMVVLDIDRVLEIAPDMMAA is encoded by the coding sequence ATGGACCAGCAAGCTCAGAAGACCGACGGCCAGATCACCGAATACGTCACCGCCATGATCGGCGGGCAGTTGTTCGGCCTGCCGATTTCCCGCGTGCAGGACGTGTTCATGCCCGAGCGGCTGACCCGCGTGCCGCTCGCCTCCGAGGACATCGCAGGCGTTCTCAACCTGCGCGGCCGGATCGTCACCGCGATCGACATGCGCGCGCGGCTCGGCCTGCCGAAGATCGAGGACGGCCGCCCGCCGATGGCGATCGGCGTGGATCATCGCGGCGAATCCTATGGCTTGCTGATCGATTCGATCGGGGAAGTGATGAAGCTGTCCGACGACAGCCGGGAAATGAATCCGGTCAACCTCGATCGCGGCATGGAGAAAGTGGCGGGCGGCATCCACCGGCTCGAAGGCCAGTTGATGGTGGTGCTCGATATCGACCGGGTTCTGGAGATTGCGCCTGACATGATGGCGGCGTGA